A genomic stretch from Candidatus Omnitrophota bacterium includes:
- the guaA gene encoding glutamine-hydrolyzing GMP synthase — MRPILVLDFGSQYTQLIARRIRENRVFSRIIPYNTPAEEIKKLNPYGLILSGGPASVYEKDVPLPDKKIFQLGIPVLGICYGMQAIARILGGKVKSATNREYGKAELFIDSMKDLFYEMPGNLSCWMSHGDLLTKLPPGFVSIAHTMNSRVAAIANRQRKIYGVQFHPEVMHTQKGAEILGNFVYKICGGRTNWIIGSFIKRAVEDIKAAVGKKKAVLGLSGGVDSSVAAVLVHRAIGKNLKCIFIDNGLLRKDEPQQVKKTFKENFKMNVSFIDASRRFLDKLKGVVDPEEKRKIIGNEFIKVFEHEAARAKHVEFFAQGTIYPDVIESRSAFGGPSARIKTHHNVGGLPEHMKLKLVEPLKDLFKDEVRQLGRELGIPDPILQRQPFPGPGMAVRVIGEVTADRIRILQEVDRRLLEEIRAAGLYEQIWQSFAVLLPIKSVGVMGDQRSYENVVAIRCVTSNDGMTADWVPLPYELLGKISNRIINEVKGVNRVVYDISSKPPATIEWE, encoded by the coding sequence ATGCGGCCGATACTTGTCCTGGATTTCGGCTCTCAATACACACAGTTGATCGCCCGGCGGATACGCGAGAACAGGGTATTCAGCAGGATAATCCCTTATAATACACCCGCGGAGGAAATCAAAAAGCTTAACCCATACGGCCTGATTCTTTCAGGAGGCCCCGCTTCGGTCTACGAAAAGGATGTCCCGCTTCCAGATAAAAAGATATTTCAGTTAGGCATACCTGTTCTGGGCATATGCTACGGCATGCAGGCGATCGCGCGCATCCTGGGCGGCAAGGTAAAAAGCGCGACCAACAGGGAATACGGCAAGGCGGAGTTGTTCATAGACAGCATGAAGGACCTGTTTTACGAAATGCCGGGCAATCTCAGCTGCTGGATGAGCCACGGCGACCTGCTCACGAAACTGCCTCCCGGTTTTGTCAGTATCGCGCATACGATGAATTCCCGGGTAGCCGCCATAGCCAACAGGCAGAGGAAGATCTACGGCGTGCAGTTTCACCCGGAAGTCATGCATACCCAGAAGGGCGCGGAGATCCTGGGGAATTTTGTTTATAAGATCTGCGGCGGCCGCACAAACTGGATCATCGGCTCGTTTATAAAGCGCGCGGTGGAAGACATAAAAGCGGCCGTGGGAAAGAAAAAGGCGGTGCTGGGCTTAAGCGGCGGCGTGGATTCTTCGGTTGCCGCGGTGCTTGTGCACCGCGCTATAGGAAAAAATTTGAAGTGTATCTTCATAGACAACGGCCTGCTGCGCAAGGATGAGCCGCAGCAGGTAAAAAAGACCTTCAAGGAAAACTTCAAGATGAACGTAAGCTTTATAGACGCGTCCAGGCGCTTCCTTGATAAATTAAAGGGAGTGGTTGACCCGGAAGAAAAACGCAAGATCATAGGCAATGAATTCATAAAGGTATTTGAACATGAGGCGGCAAGGGCCAAACATGTTGAGTTTTTCGCTCAAGGCACGATCTATCCTGACGTAATAGAATCACGGTCCGCCTTTGGCGGCCCGTCCGCGAGAATAAAGACGCACCACAACGTAGGCGGGCTTCCGGAACACATGAAGCTGAAACTCGTTGAGCCGCTGAAGGACCTGTTCAAGGATGAGGTGCGGCAATTAGGCAGGGAATTAGGCATACCCGACCCCATCCTTCAAAGACAGCCGTTCCCGGGGCCCGGGATGGCGGTAAGGGTCATCGGCGAGGTAACCGCGGACAGGATAAGGATCCTGCAGGAGGTAGACCGGCGCCTGCTTGAAGAAATAAGGGCGGCCGGGCTGTACGAACAAATATGGCAGTCCTTCGCGGTGCTTTTGCCGATAAAGAGCGTCGGCGTCATGGGCGATCAGCGTTCCTATGAGAACGTGGTCGCCATACGCTGCGTCACAAGCAACGACGGAATGACCGCGGACTGGGTGCCTTTGCCTTACGAGCTGCTCGGAAAGATATCCAACCGCATCATCAATGAAGTAAAGGGCGTGAACCGGGTAGTGTACGACATTTCCTCAAAGCCTCCGGCTACGATTGAGTGGGAATAA
- a CDS encoding DNA polymerase III subunit alpha → MPHSDFVHLHVHTQYSLLDGACRIPELINTAVHHKMPALAITDHGNMFGAIEFYLECQKQGIKPIIGCEAYIAPVSRLNKEPSGIQEAANHFILLAKDEEGYRNLCKLVSIGYIEGFYYRPRIDKEVLARYSKGLIGLSACLKGEIPCLIQENRYNDALKAADDFLNIMGKGNFFLEIQENGIPEQKKVNEHLLKIARELSIGVAATNDLHYLKREDSAAHEALLCIQTQNTLADPGHMKFQTDEFYFKTPDEMKKMFGDTPEAIKNTLLIAELCNLEMDFSKIHLPSYHPPDGKNCQEFLRRLCDEGLRRRFKEVSARISQRLKQELTIIEKMGFDSYFLIVWDFIDYARKQGIPVGPGRGSAAGSLVSYLLGITDIDPLQYNLIFERFLNPERMGLPDIDIDFCYERRQEVIDYVAQKYGKDNVAQIITFGTMQARAVVRDVGRVMSIPYADVDRIAKLIPYDSVTSLRGAVEQEPELNKMYKTDQQIEQLMSTAFSLEGMTRHASIHAAGVVITDKPLTDYLPLFKTGDDQITTQYSMGILEKIGLLKMDFLGLRTLTVIDQAVKIIKRTKGVDINIEELPFDDKNTFRLLASAHTGGIFQIESSGMRDLLKKLIPERFEDLIALLALYRPGPIGSGMLDDFIQRKHGRVAIRYDHKSMEPILAETYGIIVYQEQVMQIASSLAGFTMTQADMLRRAIAKKIPEVMEEQRKIFIDGCLKKNIKRGLAEKIFDLIEYFSGYGFNKSHSAAYAMISYRTAYLKANYPVEFMSALLTSECDNTDKIVEYVNEAERMGIKVLPPDINESFMNFAVIDDNTIRFGLKAVKNVGAGAIESIVRSRGEKGAFKSLDDFCQRVDLRLVNKKVTESLIKCGAFDSFKLYRAQMMAALSYCLDSASRLQRERSSGQLSFFGDGPGNNPAFNTKGTDIPDIKEWPEPQLLAFEKEMLGFYISGHPLAGYAKTLKRFVSCHTGNITSQSDGQTVKLLGLIAKIKQTLTRAKQEKMAILKLEDLEGSVEVLVFPQTFQQYWRNLQPNNVVLVKGRLVLKEETPKIIASEIQPIEHIYNSISSVNIDLTGLKENVLKSLKERLASSPGKVPVLLHLNNGGRQNVQIMVGQGFFITPTPELIRDFEELIGEKKFSFIV, encoded by the coding sequence ATGCCTCATTCCGATTTTGTCCATCTGCACGTCCACACTCAGTATTCTCTCCTTGACGGCGCCTGCCGTATACCCGAACTGATAAATACAGCCGTACACCACAAGATGCCTGCCCTGGCAATTACAGACCATGGCAACATGTTCGGGGCCATTGAATTTTATCTTGAATGCCAGAAACAGGGGATAAAACCCATTATCGGCTGCGAGGCATACATAGCTCCCGTAAGCCGCCTTAATAAAGAGCCGTCCGGAATACAAGAGGCCGCTAACCATTTTATACTGCTGGCAAAAGACGAAGAGGGCTACAGGAACCTCTGTAAACTTGTTTCCATCGGATACATTGAAGGCTTCTATTACCGCCCGCGGATAGACAAGGAAGTGCTGGCGCGATACTCAAAAGGCCTGATAGGGCTTTCCGCCTGCCTTAAAGGGGAAATACCCTGCCTCATACAGGAAAACCGGTATAATGACGCCTTAAAGGCGGCTGACGATTTCCTCAATATTATGGGTAAGGGCAACTTTTTCCTTGAGATCCAGGAGAACGGCATCCCCGAACAAAAAAAGGTCAATGAGCACCTGTTAAAGATAGCCAGGGAATTATCAATAGGCGTAGCCGCCACAAACGACCTGCATTACCTCAAAAGGGAGGACTCCGCGGCGCATGAGGCGCTGCTCTGTATCCAGACCCAGAACACGCTTGCCGACCCCGGCCATATGAAATTCCAGACAGACGAGTTTTATTTCAAGACCCCTGATGAGATGAAAAAGATGTTCGGGGATACGCCTGAGGCGATAAAAAATACTCTCCTGATCGCGGAGTTATGCAATCTGGAAATGGACTTTTCCAAGATACACCTTCCATCTTATCATCCTCCCGACGGCAAGAACTGCCAGGAATTTTTGAGGCGCCTGTGCGATGAAGGCCTGCGCAGAAGGTTCAAAGAAGTATCCGCGCGTATAAGCCAACGGCTGAAACAGGAACTCACCATAATAGAAAAGATGGGCTTTGACAGCTACTTTCTTATTGTCTGGGATTTCATAGACTATGCCAGGAAACAAGGCATACCGGTAGGGCCGGGCAGAGGTTCTGCCGCCGGAAGCCTGGTCAGTTACCTGCTAGGTATTACCGACATAGACCCGCTGCAATACAACCTGATCTTTGAAAGATTCCTTAATCCTGAAAGGATGGGCCTGCCTGACATAGACATTGATTTCTGTTACGAAAGAAGGCAGGAGGTCATTGATTATGTGGCGCAGAAATACGGCAAGGATAACGTCGCCCAGATCATAACCTTCGGGACCATGCAGGCGCGCGCCGTGGTCAGGGACGTAGGCAGGGTGATGAGCATACCTTATGCCGATGTTGACAGGATCGCCAAGCTGATACCTTATGACTCAGTCACTTCTTTAAGGGGCGCGGTGGAACAGGAGCCGGAACTGAATAAGATGTACAAGACCGACCAGCAGATCGAGCAGCTTATGAGCACCGCCTTTTCTCTGGAGGGCATGACGCGGCATGCCTCCATACATGCCGCCGGCGTAGTGATCACGGATAAACCCCTCACTGATTACCTGCCCTTGTTCAAGACCGGAGACGACCAGATCACCACGCAATACAGCATGGGCATATTGGAAAAGATAGGCCTGCTCAAAATGGACTTTCTGGGCCTGCGGACGCTGACGGTAATAGACCAGGCCGTCAAGATAATCAAGAGGACAAAGGGCGTGGATATAAATATTGAGGAGCTGCCGTTTGACGATAAAAATACCTTCCGGCTGCTGGCCTCCGCCCATACAGGCGGCATATTTCAAATAGAAAGTTCGGGCATGCGCGACCTCTTGAAGAAATTGATCCCCGAACGCTTTGAGGACCTGATCGCCCTGCTTGCTTTATACAGGCCCGGCCCCATCGGCTCAGGCATGCTTGATGACTTTATCCAGAGGAAGCACGGCAGAGTAGCCATAAGGTATGACCATAAGAGCATGGAGCCGATACTGGCTGAGACATACGGGATCATTGTCTATCAGGAACAGGTAATGCAGATAGCCTCTTCACTGGCGGGTTTCACGATGACGCAGGCGGATATGCTGCGCCGCGCCATAGCGAAGAAGATACCGGAAGTCATGGAAGAGCAGCGCAAGATATTTATCGACGGCTGCCTGAAAAAGAACATCAAGAGGGGGCTGGCGGAAAAGATATTTGATCTGATTGAGTACTTTTCGGGGTACGGCTTCAACAAATCACATTCAGCGGCGTACGCGATGATCTCCTATCGCACCGCCTACCTCAAGGCCAATTACCCCGTTGAGTTCATGTCCGCGCTTCTTACCTCAGAATGCGATAATACGGATAAGATAGTGGAATACGTGAACGAAGCTGAAAGGATGGGGATAAAGGTCCTGCCGCCGGACATAAACGAGAGTTTTATGAACTTCGCGGTAATAGACGATAATACCATAAGGTTCGGGCTCAAGGCGGTCAAGAATGTGGGCGCCGGCGCCATTGAATCCATCGTCAGATCGCGCGGCGAAAAGGGCGCGTTCAAATCTCTGGACGATTTCTGCCAGCGCGTTGACCTGCGCCTGGTGAACAAAAAGGTGACGGAAAGCTTGATCAAATGCGGGGCGTTTGATTCATTCAAGCTCTACCGCGCGCAGATGATGGCCGCGCTTTCTTACTGTCTTGATTCGGCCTCAAGACTGCAAAGAGAGCGTTCCAGCGGCCAGTTGTCCTTCTTTGGCGACGGCCCGGGAAATAATCCGGCATTCAACACAAAGGGCACGGACATCCCGGATATAAAGGAGTGGCCTGAGCCGCAGCTGCTCGCCTTTGAAAAAGAGATGCTGGGATTTTATATAAGCGGCCATCCGCTTGCCGGATACGCGAAGACCCTCAAGCGCTTCGTGTCCTGCCATACGGGAAACATTACATCGCAGTCAGACGGGCAGACGGTAAAACTGCTCGGCCTTATCGCCAAGATCAAACAGACGCTTACACGGGCCAAACAGGAAAAAATGGCTATATTGAAGTTAGAGGACCTGGAGGGTTCGGTTGAAGTGCTGGTATTTCCTCAGACCTTTCAACAGTACTGGCGCAACCTTCAGCCGAATAACGTCGTGCTGGTGAAAGGGCGGTTAGTCCTCAAAGAAGAAACGCCCAAGATAATCGCCAGCGAAATACAACCCATTGAACATATCTACAATTCAATAAGTTCCGTAAATATAGACCTGACCGGCTTAAAGGAGAATGTCCTTAAGAGCCTCAAAGAACGCCTGGCCTCTTCTCCCGGCAAGGTACCGGTCCTGCTTCATTTAAATAACGGAGGCAGGCAGAACGTCCAGATCATGGTAGGACAGGGTTTCTTCATTACTCCCACACCCGAACTTATCCGCGACTTTGAAGAGCTTATCGGAGAAAAAAAATTTTCCTTTATAGTCTAG
- a CDS encoding PhoH family protein, whose amino-acid sequence MERTLKLNNIREAQELFGRQDKNLKIIEHELNAVISARDDTVKIKGSKKNVDKACSVIEGLLALVREGRGLDKEDIHFLLRSFKNPSARRKTAHLSPVEIGASLKGRVIGPKTEGQREYVEAIRRYDLVFGMGPAGTGKTYLAMTMAVDSFKKGEVNRIILTRPALEAGEKLGFLPGDMVEKISPYLRPLYDALYDMMDAEKIEKYIETGTIEVAPLAYMRGRTLNDAFIILDEAQNCTVEQLKMFLTRLGFDSKAVITADPTQSDLPGGKPIGLLKAQEILKDIEDIKFIYFSGADVVRHELVQKIIEAYEKAGAKE is encoded by the coding sequence ATGGAGAGAACGTTAAAATTAAATAATATCCGGGAAGCCCAGGAATTATTCGGCCGGCAGGATAAGAACCTCAAGATAATCGAGCATGAGCTTAACGCCGTGATCAGCGCGAGGGACGATACCGTCAAGATCAAAGGGTCTAAGAAAAACGTGGACAAGGCCTGTTCTGTTATAGAAGGCCTGTTGGCCCTGGTCCGCGAAGGCCGCGGCTTAGACAAAGAGGACATACATTTTCTACTAAGGTCTTTTAAGAACCCTTCCGCGCGGAGAAAAACGGCGCATTTATCTCCGGTAGAAATAGGCGCGTCCCTTAAAGGGCGGGTGATCGGGCCTAAAACAGAGGGGCAGCGGGAGTATGTTGAGGCGATAAGAAGATACGACCTCGTATTCGGAATGGGGCCTGCCGGCACAGGCAAAACATATCTGGCAATGACAATGGCTGTTGATTCATTCAAGAAAGGCGAAGTAAACCGTATAATACTCACGCGCCCCGCCCTGGAAGCAGGAGAAAAGCTGGGGTTTTTACCGGGGGATATGGTCGAAAAGATATCGCCGTATCTCAGGCCGTTATATGACGCGCTTTATGACATGATGGACGCGGAAAAGATCGAAAAATACATTGAAACCGGCACCATAGAGGTGGCGCCCCTGGCTTACATGCGCGGCAGAACGCTCAATGACGCGTTTATCATACTGGATGAGGCGCAGAACTGCACGGTAGAACAGTTAAAGATGTTCCTGACGCGTTTAGGTTTTGATTCCAAGGCGGTTATTACTGCCGACCCTACGCAGAGCGACCTGCCCGGAGGAAAACCCATAGGGCTGCTGAAGGCGCAGGAAATATTGAAGGACATAGAGGATATTAAATTTATCTATTTCAGCGGAGCCGACGTAGTCAGGCATGAACTGGTACAAAAGATCATAGAGGCATATGAAAAAGCGGGCGCTAAAGAATAA
- a CDS encoding HDIG domain-containing protein, whose protein sequence is MKKRALKNKLLLLLWVALCVFGVFALDIESYSLLALIALAVYLTALTAGPAHKRPRPLHLIFIFVLFLSAAKLILSNNLPVFYIPVCAVSFLVTVLFNDLLLSLIMTLLCGLFAGIIAGNSLPLSTLFITGGCLATLLVWKAHRRSQIISSGLIVGLIQVVSLFIIDKFKFYTFARYNYLVLNGLFSSIFVVGALPIFEYLFKVVTNISLLELTDFNHPLLKRMVLEAPGTYHHSLIVGNLSEAAAEAIGANPLLARVGAYYHDIGKIEKAEYFSENQLPDASKHESLAPSMSKMIIMNHVKEGVDLARRYKLNQAIVDFIPQHHGTSLVYYFYKKAMEGIEGGEAVEEEVFRYPGPKPQTKEAAIVLLADSVEAATRALSEPTPTKIKEIVRKIINNKFIDGQLDECDLTLRDMEKIADVSTHILGGIYHARVAYPEEHEGAHKKQPRAAAHHQGSDKKDSRQGL, encoded by the coding sequence ATGAAAAAGCGGGCGCTAAAGAATAAGTTGTTGCTTTTGCTGTGGGTCGCGTTGTGCGTCTTCGGCGTATTCGCGCTGGATATAGAATCCTATTCCCTGTTGGCGCTCATCGCGCTGGCGGTTTATCTTACGGCGCTGACAGCCGGGCCCGCGCATAAAAGGCCGAGGCCGCTGCACCTTATATTCATTTTCGTGCTCTTTCTTTCCGCTGCCAAGCTCATCCTCAGCAATAACCTGCCTGTTTTTTACATACCCGTCTGCGCGGTGTCTTTTCTGGTCACCGTGCTTTTCAACGACCTGCTGCTTTCGCTTATCATGACGCTGCTTTGCGGGCTCTTTGCCGGGATAATAGCCGGCAACAGCCTGCCGCTAAGCACGTTATTTATTACAGGGGGATGTTTGGCGACATTGCTGGTGTGGAAGGCGCACAGGCGTTCGCAAATCATAAGCAGCGGGCTTATCGTCGGCCTGATCCAGGTTGTCTCGCTGTTTATTATAGACAAATTTAAATTCTATACCTTTGCGCGTTACAACTACCTTGTGCTTAACGGCTTGTTTTCCTCTATCTTTGTGGTAGGAGCCCTGCCGATATTTGAATACCTGTTCAAGGTGGTCACCAACATTAGCCTTCTGGAACTTACCGACTTTAACCATCCGCTGCTGAAAAGAATGGTGCTTGAGGCGCCCGGCACCTATCACCACAGTTTGATAGTGGGCAATCTATCTGAGGCGGCGGCTGAGGCGATAGGCGCCAACCCGCTTCTGGCCCGCGTCGGGGCGTATTATCACGACATAGGCAAAATAGAAAAAGCGGAATATTTCAGCGAAAACCAGCTTCCCGATGCCAGCAAGCATGAATCGCTCGCCCCCTCCATGAGCAAAATGATAATCATGAACCATGTTAAAGAGGGTGTTGACCTGGCAAGGCGCTACAAACTTAACCAAGCCATTGTGGATTTCATACCTCAGCATCACGGCACAAGCCTCGTATATTATTTCTACAAGAAGGCGATGGAGGGCATTGAAGGAGGAGAGGCCGTAGAAGAGGAGGTATTCCGTTATCCCGGGCCGAAACCACAGACCAAAGAGGCGGCGATCGTCCTCCTGGCTGATTCGGTAGAGGCGGCAACACGCGCGCTGTCGGAGCCCACGCCGACAAAGATAAAAGAAATAGTGCGCAAGATCATAAACAACAAGTTCATTGACGGCCAGCTGGATGAATGCGACCTGACCCTTAGAGACATGGAAAAAATAGCGGACGTATCCACTCATATTCTCGGCGGTATTTATCACGCGCGCGTAGCGTATCCTGAAGAGCATGAAGGTGCACATAAAAAACAGCCAAGGGCGGCTGCCCATCACCAGGGAAGCGATAAAAAAGACAGCCGCCAGGGTCTTTAA
- the ybeY gene encoding rRNA maturation RNase YbeY has translation MKVHIKNSQGRLPITREAIKKTAARVFKDKGLNSRHIELSLDFVGRKEIRRLNRRYFHKDSLTDVISFPIQPPPGILGDVVICVDTARLNALEFKTSFKYEICLYIVHGILHLLGYDDMSAADRKKMRAKEKAILGSLRYLCPSTKQTR, from the coding sequence ATGAAGGTGCACATAAAAAACAGCCAAGGGCGGCTGCCCATCACCAGGGAAGCGATAAAAAAGACAGCCGCCAGGGTCTTTAAAGATAAGGGCCTCAACAGCAGGCATATTGAGCTGTCGCTTGATTTTGTGGGAAGGAAAGAAATAAGGCGCCTCAACAGGCGGTATTTTCATAAAGATTCCCTTACCGACGTCATATCCTTTCCCATACAGCCGCCGCCGGGCATATTGGGCGACGTGGTCATATGCGTTGATACGGCACGCCTTAACGCGCTGGAATTTAAGACTTCATTCAAATACGAAATATGCCTTTACATAGTCCACGGCATACTGCACCTTCTTGGTTACGACGATATGAGCGCGGCTGACAGAAAAAAAATGCGTGCGAAAGAAAAGGCCATACTGGGATCATTGCGATACCTATGTCCATCCACAAAACAGACGCGGTAA
- a CDS encoding integration host factor subunit beta: MTKKDIVLKVADETGIKQTDVKKVVQKSFDCIIEGLARGEKIELRNFGVFKIKQRRPRTGRNPRTGEAVPVPSRKVAIFKPGLEMKQKIK, encoded by the coding sequence ATGACAAAGAAAGATATAGTGCTGAAGGTTGCCGATGAAACCGGCATCAAACAGACCGACGTAAAAAAGGTGGTGCAAAAGAGTTTTGACTGTATCATTGAAGGCCTGGCACGCGGCGAAAAGATAGAACTGCGCAATTTCGGTGTCTTCAAGATCAAGCAAAGACGGCCGCGCACAGGCAGAAACCCCAGGACGGGAGAGGCTGTTCCGGTGCCTTCCAGAAAAGTGGCGATTTTTAAGCCGGGTTTGGAGATGAAACAAAAGATCAAATAA
- the aspS gene encoding aspartate--tRNA ligase, giving the protein MKRTHTCGQLTENNVGKEAVLCGWVHSRRDHGKLIFIDIRDRDGLTQVVFIPKEAPEAHKIAQDLRPEFVISLKGIVNLRPEGTQNPRIKTGMVEVLAKELEILNQAKTPVFEIGDAQEVNEELKLKYRYLDLRKPGSFGNIFMRHRLFSRARNLLEKEGFIEVETPILTKSTPEGARDYLVPSRLNPGSFYALPQSPQLFKQILMVSGFDKYFQIAKCFRDEDLRADRQPEFTQLDIEMSFIDEEDIFALSEKLVKDIVKELRGIDINIPFPRMSHAEAISEFNSDKPDVRKDKDSREELAFVWVTDFPLFKYNDEEKRWEGEHHPFTAPKEEDIDGLEKNKEKARARSYDLVLNGNEIGSGSIRIHNSQLQERIFKIIGMPAEEIEKRFGFLIEAFKYGAPPHGGIAFGLDRFLAILLDQPSIRDVIAFPKTQKGLCLLTDAPSGVDEAQLKALNISISKKIEKEEK; this is encoded by the coding sequence ATGAAGAGGACTCATACTTGCGGACAGCTTACCGAGAACAATGTGGGCAAAGAAGCGGTGCTCTGCGGCTGGGTGCACAGCAGGCGCGATCACGGTAAACTGATCTTTATAGACATAAGGGACAGGGACGGGCTTACACAGGTCGTGTTCATCCCTAAGGAAGCGCCTGAGGCCCATAAGATAGCACAGGACCTGAGGCCTGAATTCGTGATCTCCTTGAAAGGCATCGTAAATTTAAGGCCTGAAGGCACGCAAAACCCCCGTATTAAAACCGGGATGGTCGAGGTGCTGGCAAAGGAGCTTGAGATATTAAACCAGGCCAAGACGCCTGTTTTTGAAATAGGCGATGCTCAGGAAGTAAACGAAGAGTTAAAACTGAAATACCGCTACCTTGACCTGAGAAAGCCGGGGAGTTTCGGAAATATATTTATGCGCCACAGGCTGTTCTCCCGCGCCAGAAACCTGCTGGAGAAAGAGGGTTTTATTGAAGTGGAGACCCCAATATTGACAAAGTCAACTCCCGAAGGCGCCAGGGACTACCTTGTGCCTTCACGGCTTAATCCGGGGTCATTCTACGCGCTTCCGCAATCGCCTCAGTTATTCAAACAGATCCTGATGGTCTCCGGGTTTGATAAATATTTCCAGATAGCCAAGTGTTTCCGCGACGAAGATTTAAGGGCGGACAGGCAGCCGGAATTCACCCAGTTAGATATTGAAATGTCTTTCATTGACGAAGAAGATATATTCGCGCTTTCAGAGAAACTGGTAAAGGACATAGTGAAAGAGCTGCGCGGCATAGACATCAACATACCGTTTCCCCGCATGAGCCACGCCGAAGCGATAAGTGAGTTCAACAGCGATAAGCCGGATGTAAGAAAAGACAAGGATTCCAGGGAAGAACTCGCGTTCGTCTGGGTCACCGATTTCCCTTTGTTTAAATACAACGATGAAGAAAAGAGATGGGAGGGCGAGCACCATCCCTTTACCGCGCCTAAGGAGGAGGATATAGACGGCCTTGAAAAAAACAAGGAAAAGGCGAGGGCGCGTTCTTACGACCTGGTGCTCAACGGCAACGAGATAGGCTCCGGGTCCATAAGGATACATAATTCCCAATTACAGGAAAGGATCTTTAAGATCATAGGCATGCCTGCCGAGGAGATTGAAAAGCGCTTCGGATTCCTTATTGAGGCGTTTAAATACGGCGCCCCGCCCCATGGCGGCATAGCGTTCGGGTTAGACCGGTTCCTGGCCATACTGCTTGATCAACCGAGCATCCGCGATGTCATCGCCTTTCCCAAGACGCAGAAAGGCCTTTGCCTGCTTACCGACGCGCCCTCAGGCGTGGATGAGGCGCAATTAAAGGCGTTAAATATTTCTATAAGTAAGAAAATAGAGAAGGAGGAAAAATGA
- the hisS gene encoding histidine--tRNA ligase has product MYKTIRGTKDILPEEALLWQEAESRARRIFAVYGYKEIRTPLLEEAELFNRSLGETTEIVQKQMFLIKRDSDTIALRPEGTASVVRAWLENHLDKQEHFSKLYYLGPMFRAERPQKGRLRQFHHIGCEAIGSLSAELDVEVISLLNRILGEIGVKDFELRINSLGCAEDKKRLSAALKKSLKGQLKELCEDCVERYQRNVLRILDCKKTECKEAVGKLDILDSYLCEECGSHFKSVLEGLSSSGIPYKMSNQLVRGLDYYTRTVFEATSDKLGSQDALAAGGRYDMLIKELGGDTEGAVGFALGVERAMLSMDGGLKIPQHQLQAYIIPLSRNARQACLNTLQALRNNNIISDMDYENRSLKANMRKANDIGARFALLVGDDEISNKSVAIKDMLSGTQESVAVDNLQRILKDKLGS; this is encoded by the coding sequence ATGTATAAGACAATCAGGGGCACAAAAGATATTCTGCCTGAAGAGGCGCTATTGTGGCAGGAGGCCGAAAGCAGGGCGCGGCGTATCTTTGCTGTTTACGGATATAAAGAGATCCGCACGCCGCTATTGGAAGAGGCCGAGCTGTTCAACCGCTCTTTGGGTGAAACCACCGAGATAGTCCAGAAGCAGATGTTCTTGATCAAAAGGGACAGCGACACGATCGCCCTGAGGCCGGAAGGCACGGCCTCTGTAGTCAGAGCATGGCTGGAAAACCATCTGGACAAACAAGAGCATTTTTCCAAACTGTATTATCTGGGGCCGATGTTCCGCGCGGAACGCCCGCAAAAGGGGCGCTTGAGGCAGTTTCATCACATCGGATGCGAGGCGATCGGTTCCCTTAGCGCGGAATTGGACGTTGAGGTCATTTCTCTGTTAAACAGGATCCTCGGCGAAATAGGGGTAAAGGATTTTGAATTAAGGATAAACAGCCTTGGCTGCGCCGAAGATAAAAAAAGATTATCGGCCGCGCTCAAGAAGTCGCTGAAGGGGCAGTTAAAAGAGCTCTGCGAGGACTGCGTTGAGCGTTACCAGAGAAACGTACTGAGGATACTGGACTGTAAAAAAACCGAATGCAAAGAGGCGGTCGGCAAGCTGGACATCCTTGACAGTTACCTGTGTGAGGAATGCGGCAGCCACTTCAAAAGCGTATTAGAAGGCCTTTCTTCTTCGGGTATACCATATAAAATGTCAAACCAACTGGTCAGAGGGCTTGACTACTACACGAGGACGGTGTTTGAAGCGACATCGGATAAACTGGGTTCGCAGGACGCGCTTGCCGCCGGAGGAAGATATGACATGCTGATAAAAGAACTTGGCGGCGATACTGAAGGGGCGGTAGGTTTCGCGCTGGGCGTGGAAAGGGCGATGCTTTCAATGGATGGCGGGCTTAAAATACCGCAGCATCAACTTCAGGCATACATCATCCCTTTATCACGGAATGCGCGCCAGGCCTGCCTCAATACTCTCCAGGCGTTGAGAAATAATAATATAATATCGGATATGGATTATGAAAACAGGTCGCTAAAGGCGAATATGCGCAAGGCAAATGATATCGGCGCGAGGTTTGCCCTGCTTGTGGGCGACGATGAAATAAGCAATAAATCCGTAGCCATAAAAGACATGCTATCGGGAACGCAGGAATCGGTCGCCGTAGATAACTTGCAGCGTATTTTAAAGGATAAACTGGGATCATGA